One stretch of Caldinitratiruptor microaerophilus DNA includes these proteins:
- a CDS encoding Hsp20/alpha crystallin family protein, with protein MNPLRDAIEKLRKVEELFGPDFWSSMMNGSGPLDEGFWKQMQQLAGLFPPGQNVFPAPPAGGGGAPMQAQAERPVAAGPPVDLFLTPRNVIVCISLPGLRDPGDLRASLVGDSRLRVEGTIPPHPLASQPEAVVQQERATGRFSRVIDLPVPVKDTGVGSTYQNGVLELVFERARAEEAKPLHIRF; from the coding sequence GTGAACCCCCTGCGGGATGCCATCGAAAAATTGCGCAAGGTCGAGGAACTGTTCGGGCCGGACTTTTGGAGCAGCATGATGAACGGCTCCGGACCGCTGGACGAGGGTTTCTGGAAACAGATGCAGCAGCTGGCCGGACTCTTCCCCCCCGGCCAGAACGTTTTTCCAGCACCGCCGGCCGGAGGAGGGGGCGCCCCGATGCAGGCGCAGGCGGAGCGCCCGGTCGCCGCCGGTCCGCCCGTCGACCTCTTCCTCACCCCCCGGAACGTCATCGTCTGCATCTCGCTGCCCGGGCTCCGGGACCCGGGCGACCTGCGGGCGAGCCTCGTCGGCGACTCCCGCCTGCGCGTCGAGGGCACCATCCCGCCGCACCCGCTGGCCAGCCAGCCCGAAGCGGTGGTGCAGCAGGAGCGGGCGACCGGCCGGTTCTCCCGGGTGATCGACTTGCCCGTGCCGGTGAAGGACACGGGGGTGGGCAGCACATACCAGAACGGGGTTCTGGAGCTGGTGTTCGAACGCGCCCGGGCGGAGGAGGCGAAACCGCTGCACATCCGGTTCTGA
- a CDS encoding spore germination protein, which translates to MTPIFVIFVLKIQSVATGAAVNLGEIVVSSPTNNNKRNAGAGDSFGDNHTLGFRSVTLDPDHNDTLAWQPSNMPVRWLGF; encoded by the coding sequence ATGACCCCGATCTTCGTCATCTTCGTGCTCAAGATCCAGTCGGTGGCGACGGGCGCGGCAGTGAACCTGGGGGAGATCGTCGTCTCGTCCCCGACGAACAACAACAAGCGCAACGCCGGGGCGGGCGACTCGTTCGGCGACAACCACACCCTCGGGTTCCGGAGCGTCACGCTCGACCCCGATCACAACGACACGCTGGCCTGGCAGCCGAGCAACATGCCAGTTCGCTGGCTGGGCTTCTGA
- a CDS encoding class II aldolase/adducin family protein, protein MQLSSLRTEVLRMARRAHAAGLMKGANGNFSARDPGSGLIVITPSGMPYDVMTEADLVVIRPDGTVAEGDRRPSSETPMHTHLYRTLPDVHAVAHTHSPYATALALLGRPIPPVLPEMIKLGEEVPVAPFALPGTPELGERVAETLRRTGARAALLQAHGALAVGRDPEEAILRALDLEEVAMVYVLALQIGDPPNLPSDTFQRLREVYGLSGR, encoded by the coding sequence GTGCAGCTCTCTTCCCTCCGCACCGAGGTGCTCCGCATGGCCCGCCGCGCCCACGCCGCCGGGCTCATGAAAGGGGCCAACGGGAACTTCAGCGCCCGGGACCCGGGAAGCGGCCTCATCGTCATCACGCCCTCGGGCATGCCGTACGACGTCATGACCGAGGCGGACCTCGTGGTGATCCGTCCCGACGGCACGGTGGCGGAGGGCGATCGCCGGCCGTCGAGCGAGACGCCGATGCACACCCACCTCTACCGTACCCTGCCGGACGTGCACGCGGTGGCGCACACCCACTCCCCCTACGCCACCGCCCTGGCGCTGCTCGGGCGCCCCATCCCTCCCGTCCTTCCGGAGATGATCAAGCTGGGCGAGGAGGTGCCGGTCGCGCCCTTCGCCCTTCCCGGCACGCCGGAGCTGGGCGAGCGGGTGGCCGAGACGCTCCGGCGCACCGGCGCCCGCGCCGCCCTCCTCCAGGCCCACGGGGCTCTTGCCGTCGGGCGCGATCCGGAGGAGGCCATCCTGCGGGCCCTCGACCTGGAGGAGGTGGCCATGGTCTACGTGCTGGCCCTGCAGATCGGCGACCCGCCCAACCTGCCGTCGGATACGTTCCAACGCTTGCGGGAGGTGTACGGCCTGTCCGGGCGGTGA
- a CDS encoding biotin--[acetyl-CoA-carboxylase] ligase, whose amino-acid sequence MRARILEILRENRGRPVSGEELARALGLSRTSVWKHVTALRRAGYPIEGSPRRGYVLESVPDLLTAEEIRSGLATEVLGRQVEVRQSVSSTNDLAKERARRGAPEGLVVVAEEQTAGRGRLGRAWASPPGVGLWMSVLLRPPLPAPEVARLTLAAAVAVAEAVRAVSDVPCGIKWPNDVVAGGRKLCGILTEIEADWERVHFVVVGIGVNVNTPAAAFPPEIRESATSIRIEQGRPAPRAALARAILAGLEHAYRETLAGRFDGVLARWRALSVTLGRPVRILPVAEGQPALAGVAEDVDGDGALLLRLPDGRLHRVLAGEVSLRPADT is encoded by the coding sequence GTGCGTGCCCGGATCCTGGAGATCCTGCGCGAGAACCGGGGGCGGCCGGTCTCCGGCGAGGAGCTGGCGAGGGCCCTCGGCCTCAGCCGCACCTCGGTGTGGAAGCACGTGACGGCGTTGCGCCGGGCCGGCTATCCGATCGAAGGGAGCCCCCGGCGGGGGTACGTCCTCGAGTCGGTGCCCGACCTGCTGACGGCGGAGGAGATCCGGAGCGGTCTGGCGACCGAGGTGCTGGGCCGGCAGGTCGAGGTGCGGCAGTCGGTGTCCTCCACGAACGACCTGGCGAAGGAACGGGCCCGCCGCGGCGCCCCCGAGGGGCTCGTCGTGGTGGCCGAGGAGCAGACGGCCGGGCGGGGCCGGCTCGGGCGCGCCTGGGCCTCCCCGCCCGGGGTGGGCCTGTGGATGTCCGTGCTCCTGCGCCCGCCCCTGCCGGCGCCCGAGGTGGCGCGGCTCACCCTGGCGGCCGCGGTGGCCGTGGCCGAGGCCGTCCGGGCCGTCTCGGACGTGCCGTGCGGGATCAAGTGGCCGAACGACGTGGTGGCCGGGGGCCGCAAGCTCTGCGGCATCCTCACGGAGATCGAGGCAGACTGGGAACGGGTGCACTTCGTCGTCGTGGGCATCGGGGTGAACGTGAACACGCCGGCGGCGGCGTTCCCGCCCGAGATCCGGGAGAGCGCCACGTCCATCCGGATCGAGCAGGGCCGGCCCGCCCCCCGCGCCGCCCTGGCCCGCGCGATCCTCGCCGGGCTCGAACACGCGTACCGGGAGACCCTTGCCGGGCGGTTCGACGGGGTGCTGGCGCGCTGGCGGGCCCTGTCCGTGACCCTCGGCCGGCCGGTGCGGATCCTTCCCGTGGCCGAGGGCCAGCCGGCGCTCGCGGGGGTGGCCGAGGACGTCGACGGGGACGGCGCCCTGCTCCTCCGCCTGCCGGACGGCCGGCTCCACCGGGTCCTGGCCGGCGAGGTCAGCCTGCGGCCGGCGGACACGTGA
- the recG gene encoding ATP-dependent DNA helicase RecG: MESVLDRDVQYVKGVGPARARLLARLGLTTLRRLVEHVPRRYLDYANFQKIGSLLPGRPATVLGRVVSVSDVRPPRRPSLAVVTAVVSDGTGHLRALWFGQGWLVRALTPGATVALSGRPEWDRGGLVLKNPEWDVLDEEADLLHAGRIVPVYGLTEGLHQREMRRLMREAVSLAAPHMPEVLPEEVRARQGLLPAPEAWQEVHWPSSQDRLDKARRTVKFQELFLLEVGLGLVRARIRSPRQGVRHKPDGELTRALRERLPFALTRAQERVIREISADMESDRPMNRLLQGDVGAGKTVVAALAMVKAVESGHQAALMAPTEILAEQHYLSLRRLLAPLGIQVALVSGRQGRRERADTLRAVGLGYARVVVGTHALLEEGVRFADLSLVVIDEQHRFGVRQRARLHEKGREAGRDPDVLVMTATPIPRTLAMTLYGDLDVSVIDEKPPGRQDVVTVWRRRSERDHVYRTLVEKFALRGQQGYVIAPLVEESDRLEAQAATTLHAELVERYGGTGVRFGLLHGRMRPEEKEATMEAFRTGAVQVLVATTVVEVGVDVPNASVIVIEEADRFGLAQLHQLRGRVGRAGQKAYCVLLADPRTPEAEERLRILERTHSGFVLAEEDLRIRGPGEFTGTQQSGWGLQFADLLADRELLEAARAEAERLLARSDAALAGPILRAVEERWGETLGLARVG, encoded by the coding sequence GTGGAGTCGGTACTCGACCGGGACGTGCAGTACGTCAAGGGGGTGGGCCCGGCGCGGGCCCGCCTCCTGGCGCGCCTCGGCCTCACCACCCTCCGCCGGCTGGTCGAGCACGTTCCCCGCCGGTACCTGGACTACGCGAACTTCCAGAAGATCGGCAGCCTGCTCCCCGGCCGGCCTGCCACGGTGCTCGGGCGGGTGGTCTCGGTGTCCGACGTCCGGCCCCCGCGGCGCCCGTCGCTCGCCGTGGTGACCGCCGTCGTGAGCGACGGCACCGGCCACCTGCGGGCGCTGTGGTTCGGCCAGGGCTGGCTCGTGCGCGCGTTGACCCCCGGGGCCACGGTGGCCCTCTCGGGCCGGCCGGAGTGGGATCGGGGGGGTCTCGTCCTCAAGAACCCGGAGTGGGACGTCCTCGACGAGGAGGCGGACCTCCTCCACGCCGGCCGGATCGTCCCCGTCTACGGCCTGACCGAGGGCCTGCACCAGCGGGAGATGCGGCGGCTCATGCGGGAGGCCGTGTCCCTGGCGGCGCCGCACATGCCCGAGGTGCTGCCGGAGGAGGTGCGGGCCCGCCAGGGCCTTCTGCCCGCCCCGGAGGCGTGGCAGGAGGTGCACTGGCCCTCGTCCCAGGACCGGCTCGACAAGGCCCGGCGCACCGTCAAGTTCCAGGAGCTCTTCCTTCTGGAGGTCGGCCTCGGCCTGGTGCGAGCCCGGATCCGGAGCCCCCGCCAGGGGGTGCGGCACAAGCCCGACGGCGAGCTGACCCGGGCCCTGCGGGAGCGGCTCCCCTTCGCGCTCACCCGGGCCCAGGAGCGGGTGATCCGGGAGATCTCGGCCGACATGGAGTCCGACCGCCCGATGAACCGCCTCCTCCAGGGCGATGTGGGCGCCGGCAAGACGGTCGTGGCGGCCCTCGCCATGGTCAAGGCGGTGGAGAGCGGGCACCAGGCGGCACTCATGGCGCCGACGGAGATCCTCGCCGAGCAGCACTACCTGTCCCTGCGGCGCCTCCTGGCGCCCCTCGGCATCCAGGTCGCCCTGGTCTCCGGGAGGCAGGGCCGCCGGGAGCGGGCGGACACGCTGCGGGCGGTCGGACTGGGCTACGCGCGGGTCGTGGTGGGGACGCACGCCCTGCTGGAGGAGGGGGTGCGCTTCGCCGACCTGTCGCTGGTCGTGATCGACGAGCAGCACCGGTTCGGCGTCCGCCAGCGGGCTCGCCTGCACGAGAAGGGGCGGGAGGCCGGGCGCGATCCGGACGTGCTGGTGATGACCGCCACCCCCATCCCCCGCACGCTGGCCATGACGCTGTACGGCGATCTGGACGTCTCGGTCATCGACGAGAAGCCGCCGGGCCGCCAGGACGTCGTCACGGTGTGGCGGCGCCGCTCGGAGCGGGACCACGTCTACCGCACGCTGGTGGAGAAGTTCGCCCTGCGGGGTCAGCAGGGGTACGTGATTGCGCCGCTGGTGGAGGAGTCCGACCGCCTCGAGGCGCAGGCCGCAACCACGCTCCACGCCGAACTGGTGGAGCGGTACGGGGGGACCGGCGTGCGATTCGGCCTGCTGCACGGCCGCATGCGGCCGGAGGAGAAGGAGGCCACGATGGAGGCGTTCCGCACGGGGGCGGTGCAGGTGCTGGTGGCGACCACCGTCGTCGAGGTGGGGGTCGACGTGCCGAACGCCTCCGTGATCGTCATCGAGGAGGCGGACCGCTTCGGGCTGGCGCAGCTCCACCAGCTGCGGGGGCGGGTGGGGCGCGCCGGCCAGAAGGCGTACTGCGTCCTGCTGGCCGACCCGCGCACCCCGGAGGCGGAGGAGCGGCTGCGGATCCTCGAGCGCACCCATTCCGGGTTCGTCCTGGCGGAGGAGGACCTGCGCATCCGGGGACCGGGCGAGTTCACCGGCACGCAGCAGAGCGGCTGGGGCCTGCAGTTCGCCGACCTCCTGGCCGACCGGGAGCTCCTCGAGGCCGCCCGGGCGGAGGCCGAGCGCCTCCTGGCCCGGTCCGACGCCGCCCTGGCCGGGCCGATCCTGCGGGCGGTGGAGGAGCGCTGGGGCGAGACCCTCGGTCTCGCCCGGGTCGGGTAG
- a CDS encoding DAK2 domain-containing protein: MSATEIDGRLLREMVAAAARVLEAEKDAVNALNVFPVPDGDTGSNMALTLEAALREVERVQGTEVGPVARALAQGSLMGARGNSGVILSQLFRGFAQRSGSLRTLGPADLARALQDGVDTAYRAVMKPVEGTMLTVARQAARAAGTAARQGRDVGGILEAALAEAEAALARTPEQLPILKKAGVVDSGGKGYTCILRGWLEAVRAVDTAATGAPAGAAADALQDAGAARDRSPATRIAFRLDEEIARIPFPYDTEFFIRGHGIPLDAIRAGLEPLGDSVYVVGSPELAKVHIHTANPGPVLDFCIRYGELIRIEIHNMREQHEDLRARAAEAGGPPDPPDPSGADPQEPGASPGQVAASTAVVAVASGEGIESVFLSLGASRVVAGGQSMNPSTEDILAAIRETGVPVVFVLPNNRNVILAARQAAELAPVEVHVIPTRSVLEGLAAMVAWHPDAGADRLLPAMQRAAEEVESGEVTWAVRDTAVGDLTIRAGDVLGLHGGDIVVTGRDPEEAVKAVVARMVAKRGGEVITLFWGEGTDGTRAQALAADLRALYPDHEVEVHFGGQPLYPYLFGLE; this comes from the coding sequence TTGTCCGCCACCGAGATTGACGGCCGCCTCCTGCGCGAGATGGTGGCGGCGGCCGCGCGTGTTCTCGAAGCGGAGAAGGACGCGGTCAACGCGCTGAACGTCTTCCCGGTACCGGACGGTGACACCGGCTCGAACATGGCCCTCACCCTGGAGGCCGCGCTGCGCGAGGTGGAGCGCGTGCAGGGCACCGAGGTGGGCCCGGTGGCCCGGGCACTGGCCCAGGGCTCGCTCATGGGGGCCCGGGGGAATTCCGGGGTGATCCTTTCGCAGCTGTTCCGCGGGTTCGCCCAGCGTTCGGGGTCGCTCCGCACCCTCGGACCCGCTGACCTGGCGCGAGCGCTCCAGGACGGCGTGGACACCGCCTACCGGGCGGTGATGAAGCCGGTCGAGGGCACCATGCTCACCGTGGCCCGGCAGGCCGCCCGGGCAGCCGGCACCGCCGCGCGGCAGGGGCGGGACGTCGGCGGCATCCTGGAGGCGGCTCTGGCCGAGGCCGAGGCCGCCCTCGCCCGGACGCCGGAGCAGCTCCCCATCCTGAAGAAGGCCGGGGTGGTCGATTCCGGGGGAAAGGGCTACACGTGCATCCTCCGCGGCTGGCTGGAGGCGGTGCGGGCGGTGGACACCGCCGCGACCGGTGCCCCCGCGGGCGCCGCCGCGGACGCGCTGCAGGATGCCGGGGCGGCGCGGGACCGGTCGCCGGCCACCCGGATCGCCTTCCGCCTCGACGAGGAGATCGCCCGGATCCCGTTCCCCTACGACACCGAGTTCTTCATCCGGGGGCACGGGATCCCGCTCGACGCGATCCGGGCCGGGCTCGAGCCCCTCGGGGACAGCGTGTACGTGGTGGGTTCCCCCGAACTCGCCAAGGTCCACATCCACACGGCCAACCCGGGCCCGGTGCTCGACTTCTGCATCCGTTACGGCGAGCTGATCCGGATCGAGATCCACAACATGCGGGAGCAGCACGAGGACCTGCGGGCCCGGGCGGCGGAGGCCGGTGGCCCGCCGGACCCCCCCGACCCGTCCGGGGCGGACCCGCAGGAGCCCGGCGCGAGCCCTGGGCAGGTCGCCGCGTCCACGGCGGTGGTGGCGGTGGCGAGCGGGGAGGGGATCGAGTCCGTCTTTCTCAGCCTGGGTGCCAGCCGGGTGGTGGCCGGCGGGCAGAGCATGAACCCCAGCACGGAGGACATCCTCGCGGCCATCCGGGAGACGGGTGTTCCTGTGGTGTTCGTCCTCCCCAACAACCGGAACGTCATCCTCGCCGCCCGGCAGGCGGCGGAGCTCGCCCCGGTGGAGGTGCACGTCATCCCCACCCGGTCGGTCCTGGAGGGGCTGGCGGCCATGGTCGCGTGGCACCCGGACGCCGGCGCCGACCGGCTCCTGCCGGCGATGCAGCGCGCCGCCGAAGAGGTGGAGTCCGGGGAGGTGACCTGGGCCGTCCGGGACACGGCGGTGGGCGACCTGACGATCCGGGCCGGCGACGTGCTGGGGCTCCACGGCGGCGACATCGTGGTGACCGGGCGGGACCCGGAGGAGGCGGTCAAGGCGGTCGTGGCCCGGATGGTCGCGAAGCGGGGCGGGGAGGTCATCACCCTCTTCTGGGGCGAGGGGACGGACGGGACCCGGGCGCAGGCGCTCGCCGCCGACCTGCGGGCGCTCTACCCGGACCACGAGGTGGAGGTCCACTTCGGCGGGCAGCCGCTGTACCCGTATCTCTTCGGCCTCGAGTGA
- a CDS encoding Asp23/Gls24 family envelope stress response protein — MPKEVRTELGRITLSDEVIATLAGVATTECYGVVGMASTRLQDGIAEMLGRENLARGVRVHGDGDEVDIDLYVVMGYGARISEIARNITEKVRYVVEGATGLKVRSVRINVQGVRVQGPP, encoded by the coding sequence GTGCCGAAGGAGGTCCGGACGGAACTCGGACGCATCACGCTCTCCGACGAGGTCATCGCCACCCTGGCCGGCGTTGCCACCACGGAGTGCTACGGCGTGGTGGGCATGGCCTCCACCCGGTTGCAGGACGGGATCGCGGAGATGCTCGGCCGGGAGAACCTGGCCCGGGGCGTCCGGGTGCACGGGGACGGGGACGAGGTCGACATCGACCTGTACGTTGTCATGGGGTACGGCGCCCGCATCTCCGAGATCGCCCGGAACATCACGGAGAAGGTGCGCTACGTGGTGGAGGGTGCGACCGGACTCAAGGTGCGGTCGGTCCGGATCAACGTCCAGGGGGTGCGGGTTCAGGGTCCCCCGTAG
- the rpmB gene encoding 50S ribosomal protein L28, which produces MARLCEVCGKKWWRGKQISHSHIRTNRTWSPNIQRVRAVVDGKKVRLYVCTSCLKAGKVQRAV; this is translated from the coding sequence GTGGCTCGCCTTTGCGAGGTGTGCGGCAAGAAGTGGTGGCGGGGGAAGCAGATTTCCCACTCGCACATCCGCACGAACCGCACCTGGTCCCCGAACATCCAGCGCGTGCGCGCCGTGGTGGACGGGAAGAAGGTCCGGCTCTACGTCTGCACCTCCTGCCTGAAGGCCGGGAAGGTGCAGCGGGCCGTCTAG